Within the Terriglobales bacterium genome, the region GCCATCCCACCCCAGCGGAGGCCGCCACCCATGCCGTATCCGTTCCACTGCTTCTCCTGATCGACAGCGACTTGATAGGCGAGATAAAGATCAGCCTTATCGCCATCGGTCTTGGTCATACCCTTGGACGCCAGTTGCGAGTCAACCGCCTGCTTGATCTGGGCGTCCACGATCTGATTAGGATGCGCTCCGCCTTCGATATTGACCCACTTGTAGTTGTGGTATTTCGAGAAGTCCGTTCCAGGCATGTAGTTGGTACGCACATCTTGCGCTTGTGACGCCATGCACGCGAGGAGGGCGACTACGAGCAGAGTTAGTGTGATTCGACATCCTTGCCGCATTGCAATGCTCCTTCTTGCTATTGGAAGTATGGCGGAACGGTAACGTCCGATGGTTTTCAAGGAGGCTTCTAAGAGCACGATGAGCTGCCTATCCTCCCCGACGTGACATGCTTCCACCGTCACAGCATCTAAACAGCGCAGGAAAAGTATCAAGAAATGACGTATCGTTAGAACTGGCAGAACTGACAGTTCTCCTCTCCAACCCAGTCTGAATAGTGTTTCAGCTTCCAGTCATTCAGCACGACCGCGCCGAGTGTTTGCTGAATTGTGCGATACTTTGCTAGCCCGCGGTGATCATTACATGCATCGGGCAAATCTCATCTCTTGTTGTCAGGCCCAAGACCGGCTCGGCGATGTCTACGCAAAGCCGGGCGAGCGGGCACCCAAAGCCATTCTGAAGGTGGTGAATTCCGGAGAGTTCTCGAGCGACCGCACTATTTCTGCATATGCTGCGGATATATGGAAGGCGGAGCCATGCCCGATACCCTGAAAACAAAGCCAGCAGCAAGCGCACCCGGCATCCCGGCAATTTCGGCCCTGGCCGGCAAGCCGGCTCCGAAAGAGATGCTGATTGACGTCGGGCAGCTCGAAAAAGAGTACTTTGAGCGTCAGCCCGACCTGAGCGATCCGAATCAACTGGTGAGCTTCGGCACCAGCGGACATCGCGGGTCCCCGTTGCAGGGTACTTTCACCGAAGCCCACATCCTGGCGATCACGCAGGCGATTTGCGACTACCGTCGCACGCAGAGGACCGACGGCCCACTGTACATGGGGAAGGATACACACGCACTGTCCGCCCCCGCGCAGCGCACAGCGCTTGAAGTTCTCGCCGCGAACAACCTGGACACGGTCATCCAGCAAGGAGATGGTGTAACTCCGACTCCCGTCATCTCGCGGGCTATTCTGGTTTACAACCGAAATCGCAAACAACATCTTGCCGACGGCATTGTCATCACGCCCTCGCACAATCCTCCGGAAGATGGCGGCTTCAAATACAACCCGCCCAACGGCGGCCCGGCTGATAGCGACGTGACACGCTGGGTTCAGGACCGCGCCAATGAACTGTTGCGGACACGAAATACAGAAGTGAAGCGCGTTCCTTTTGACCAGGCGATCCGCGCTGCGACAATACACCAGGAAGATTTTGTTCTGCCTTATGTTCGCGATCTCAGAAATGTCGTGGACATCGATGCCATTCGCGGCGCCCACCTCAAACTTGGCGTCGATCCTCTTGGCGGAGCTGCCCGTCCGTATTGGGAGCCGATCAATTCGATTTATGGATTGGATATCACCGTCGTCAATCCAACCCTTGACCCGACCTTCTCGTTCATGACAGTGGATCACGACGGCAAAATCCGCATGGACTGCTCCAGTCCGTACGCGATGGCAAGGCTCGTGAGACTGAAAGACCAGTACCAGGTGGCTTTTGCCAACGATCCTGACTCGGACCGCCACGGAATTGTCACTCCTGTTGGCGGGTTGATGAACCCGAACCATTACCTCGCGGTGGCCATCCAGTACTTGCTCACACACCGCCCACAGTGGCATCCGGACGTCGCGGTTGGAAAAACGCTTGTCAGCAGCAGCATGATTGACAGAGTCGTCCAGAAGCTCGGCCGTCAGCTGCGCGAGGTGCCAGTAGGGTTCAAGTGGTTCGTATCCGGACTAGTGGACGGCTCCTTTTGTTTCGGCGGAGAGGAGAGCGCGGGCGCA harbors:
- the pgm gene encoding phosphoglucomutase (alpha-D-glucose-1,6-bisphosphate-dependent), producing MPDTLKTKPAASAPGIPAISALAGKPAPKEMLIDVGQLEKEYFERQPDLSDPNQLVSFGTSGHRGSPLQGTFTEAHILAITQAICDYRRTQRTDGPLYMGKDTHALSAPAQRTALEVLAANNLDTVIQQGDGVTPTPVISRAILVYNRNRKQHLADGIVITPSHNPPEDGGFKYNPPNGGPADSDVTRWVQDRANELLRTRNTEVKRVPFDQAIRAATIHQEDFVLPYVRDLRNVVDIDAIRGAHLKLGVDPLGGAARPYWEPINSIYGLDITVVNPTLDPTFSFMTVDHDGKIRMDCSSPYAMARLVRLKDQYQVAFANDPDSDRHGIVTPVGGLMNPNHYLAVAIQYLLTHRPQWHPDVAVGKTLVSSSMIDRVVQKLGRQLREVPVGFKWFVSGLVDGSFCFGGEESAGASFLRLDGTVWTTDKDGPIMDLLAAEITARTGKDPAEHYRELTAEFGTPFYTRIDAPATPEQKAKLQKLSPEAVKESELAGESIIVKLTRAPGNQAPIGGLKVVAKSGWFAARPSGTENIYKIYAESFKSESHLSALVSEAQEMVNAALD
- a CDS encoding DUF4136 domain-containing protein, encoding MRQGCRITLTLLVVALLACMASQAQDVRTNYMPGTDFSKYHNYKWVNIEGGAHPNQIVDAQIKQAVDSQLASKGMTKTDGDKADLYLAYQVAVDQEKQWNGYGMGGGLRWGGMASATSSTINVGTLVLDMYDPATKQLVWQGNATKTIDPKSSQEKNQKNLNKAMEKLLKNYPPK